ACACTCAAGCCGCAGAGTAACGAAAATGCCACCCGGGTTGTTGAGGGGTACACTAAAGATCAGCTGGATCGAATGCAAAATGGAATGCCTCAGCGGCAGTACACCCACTCCCGTTTGAGTGAGGAAAAACGAGTTTCCATCCGGCCCAAGTCGAAGGTGGTGCTGCCGCGAAGTGAAGTGGACCGGCTGGGTCGTGCCGAGGGAATTCCCCCCCAAATAATGCAAGTTGAGTTGACCGATGAGACGGGATTTCCGTGGTATGTGGACCAGGCCGAGCGTTTTAATGCGTTTGCTTTCAATGAGTTTGAAGGTTGGGAGTGTAGCTCGGGCTTTAGAAGTCTGGTTATCAGGGAGCCCGATGGATTTATCAAGCGAAGCTATAGTTGTAACGACCAACCTTTGGGACACATCGAGACAGGGTTTAAGCTTTTTGATCGCCCACAAATTTGTTGTACAAAGTCCTGTGTCAGCAGTGCAGATAGCAAAATCCCCAAACGGCGGGCCGGGTGCCAAATGCCCTTGTGGCCAGGTGATGAGACGTTTTTGGGTCAATCTCTGAGTGGAAAGGAAATCACTAACCCATGAGCCGAACAGTTTTTGTGGCGGGAAATCCCGAGTATGGAATTGCCAGCGCCATTGCCCAGCGATGGCCAAAGGCAGAGTTTGCAAGTCGTTCGAATGGGTTTGATTTGACCACGGACCAGGGTCGACACGAGTTTGCCGAGAAGAGCCTTGGATATGATGTGGTCATTTTTTGTTCCGCCCTTTGGAGGTTTAACCAAAGTGTTCTCGTGGAGCAGGTTTGGCGAACCTGGTCGGAAAAGGGAAAAAAGGGCCGTTTGATATGCTTGGGCAGTACTGCCGATGTGGGGGCAAGAGCATCTAATTGGATGTATCCCGTCGAGAAAAAAAGTTTGCGGAGTCTCTGCCAAAATCTTTGTTGGTGTGCGACCAAAGGGAACGGAATTGGCGTGACCTATCTCTCGATGGGTTATGTACAAACGCCAAAGACAGAGGAGAAGCATCCGGGCAAAAAGAAGCTCTCCACCGCCTACGTGGTCGATCTTCTTGACTGGGTCATAAGCCAGCCACCAGGATTAAACGTCAATTCCCTCAGCATTGACCCGGTCCAAGAGGCCCCTGAGACGCCGCATCAATAGGAATTTAGCCCCTCGTATTGCCAAGCCTCCTCTGCTTTCATAGCTTAGGCATTAGTGGAGGTTTGTTTGCCCCAGTCAGAAGTAAGAAATGTTGAGCGATGGTATCTGATGCCGGCCTTTGTCGGCTGTAGGTACAGCTGTGAGTTTTGCTCGGATGTCGGCATGAAGCGGGAGGGAAACAAAGGAAAAATTGCTGAAGAACTCCAGAAAGCCCGATTCGGGGAGTACGATCGCATCGCCCTTAGCTGCAATTCCATCTTCGAGTCAGGAGGGAGGGACCTGGTCGCCAGTATCCTCCAAGCCGGTTGGCCTTTGGTGATACGGGTGAGCGAATCTTTGACCGCGGCCGACTACCGACTACTTTCCCGGTTGGTAGATCCCCAGGCGGTCAGCCTGGAGTTTGTTTTTACCCAGTGGAATGAGAACACCGAATCATTGATCAAGGAAGTAGAAGAGAAATGGAATGTCGTTCAGTACATCTGGGTGGTGGACCGCATCGGAGGGCTCTTGGCACCCTTTGAGGCTCTGCCCAGAGAGAGATGGAAGAAACTACGGTTCTATTTCTGTTACAAGCGGGAGGCTGAAGACAAATACTACTCAGCTGGAGAAGTGGCCCGGGTTCTCGAGGATTTGTCTCTACGATATCCGGACCTAAAAATATCTCCTCCGGAGCAATACGAGATTTATCATCCAGAGAGTAATCCGGAACGAGAAATGGACCCCGTCGTCGATCCGAATCTGCGACTTCGGCCTCGATCAGAAAAGCCACGGGTCAGTTATATTATCCCGACTTACAACAATGCGGCCCATCTACTCACCACTTTGCGAAACATTGTCCGACAACAAACCAAAGTCCCCTATGAAGTCATTGTGGTTGACGATGGGAGTACAGACCAAACTGATAAAAGATTAGCTCAGTGGTTGAGCCAACAGAACCTCGTCTGTGGGTTCACCTACCTTTACCTCCCTCGCTCCGGGAGTAGAAAGATGGGCGATAGTCAATTTCGTGCCGGGATTGCCCGCAATTTAGGGGTTAAATGGGCGGAGGGGGAGGTTCTGTGTTTCTTGGATTCAGACATTCTGATTCCTCCCTCCTATACAGATCACTTGGTTGATATTCATCAACATTACGATTTGATACAGCCTTGTCGCCTGCAAATTCAAAAGAGGTTTTCCTCTGGAACTCATCTGTGGGAGGACCTAGTACCTGGCCAGCACACTCAGGAAAAGAGAGGCGGCTATTGGGAAATGTTTCAAGCATATACTGAGGATTGGAACCAAACGCCCATGCGTTGGCGCTATGTCTCGACGTTTTGTTTGTCGATTAAAAGAAAGCAATTTAAAGACCTTGGTTGGTTCCGCCGAACCTTTTTAGCTTACGGGTTTGAGGACACGGACTTGGGGTTTCGGGCTCACCGGGAGGGATTAAGATTCTATCTTAGTCCCCAGCGGGTCTTTCACTTGCATCATCCTTTTTTGCGCAGCGAGTACTTTCACAGCGCCCTTTTTAAGGACCTTTTGTTGTCGCGTTCTGTGCGAACACTTTTTTTGAAT
This Pseudobdellovibrionaceae bacterium DNA region includes the following protein-coding sequences:
- a CDS encoding radical SAM protein — translated: MLFRDLFCVSWLLGRYCNYSCSYCWPYASTRTKDHRSTELVIATLDEIKRQARERGFNSFHFSFSGGEPTMHPGYLDIVKHYADDQSHCNYQTIHMTSNCSPGIRWFEKYADATKDLHRVSITASYHSEFADREKFKDKLIFLQSQDIQVTINMVMVPGRFNALWEDALYFHESGINVTLKPQSNENATRVVEGYTKDQLDRMQNGMPQRQYTHSRLSEEKRVSIRPKSKVVLPRSEVDRLGRAEGIPPQIMQVELTDETGFPWYVDQAERFNAFAFNEFEGWECSSGFRSLVIREPDGFIKRSYSCNDQPLGHIETGFKLFDRPQICCTKSCVSSADSKIPKRRAGCQMPLWPGDETFLGQSLSGKEITNP
- a CDS encoding glycosyltransferase family 2 protein, with product MPQSEVRNVERWYLMPAFVGCRYSCEFCSDVGMKREGNKGKIAEELQKARFGEYDRIALSCNSIFESGGRDLVASILQAGWPLVIRVSESLTAADYRLLSRLVDPQAVSLEFVFTQWNENTESLIKEVEEKWNVVQYIWVVDRIGGLLAPFEALPRERWKKLRFYFCYKREAEDKYYSAGEVARVLEDLSLRYPDLKISPPEQYEIYHPESNPEREMDPVVDPNLRLRPRSEKPRVSYIIPTYNNAAHLLTTLRNIVRQQTKVPYEVIVVDDGSTDQTDKRLAQWLSQQNLVCGFTYLYLPRSGSRKMGDSQFRAGIARNLGVKWAEGEVLCFLDSDILIPPSYTDHLVDIHQHYDLIQPCRLQIQKRFSSGTHLWEDLVPGQHTQEKRGGYWEMFQAYTEDWNQTPMRWRYVSTFCLSIKRKQFKDLGWFRRTFLAYGFEDTDLGFRAHREGLRFYLSPQRVFHLHHPFLRSEYFHSALFKDLLLSRSVRTLFLNNLNDEIFRALEIYFNRDLLKNKWKDKLRGRLQIASARRWNQHLLGREES